The Bradyrhizobium betae genomic interval GTCGATCGAGTCTACGGCTTCGACGAAGTCCCCGAGGCGTATGCTTACCTCCGGACCGGCTCACATTTCGGCAAGGTCGTCGTCAAGCTTTAGGAGCCAAGGCGCCCAATTCAACTTCGCTCCTTGGATCGAAATCGCAGGGCTTATATAATCCTTGCGACCGCAACGATCCCGGAGGACCAGTCCCTTGAGCATCAAAGCCGTCGTCTTCGACGCCTACGGAACGCTCTACGACATCCAGTCGGTCGCGGAGATTACCGAGGATGCGTTTCCGGGTTACGGCGAGATCATCACGCAGGTCTGGCGGATCAAGCAGCTCGAATATACCTGGTTGCGCTCGCTGATGCGGCGCTACCAGGATTTTGCGGCGGTCACGCGCGACTCGCTTGCGTACACGCTGCGCCTTCTCGGCCTTGCCTATGACCCTGTTACGTTCGAGCGCGCGATCGAGAAGTACCTGCATCTTGATCTCTATCCGGATGCAGCAAGCGCGCTCACCGCGCTGAAACCGCGCAAGCTTGCCATCCTCTCCAATGGCAGCCCGGACATGCTGAATACGCTGGTGCGCAACTCCGGCCTCGATCGCCTGCTCGATGCCACCATCAGCGTCGATGCCAAGAAGATCTTCAAGCCGAGCCCGCAGGCCTATGAGCTGATCGGCGAGGTGCTCGGCACCAAGCCTGACGAGGTGCTGTTCGTCTCTTCCAATCCCTGGGACGTTGCGGGTGCGAAATCATTCGGCCTGAACGTCGCCTGGATCGAGCGGGTGACGCCGGAGGCGATGGCGCTGGCTTGCGTCGAGAACGAACTCGTGGCACCGCTGACCATGTTTAGGGCGATCCGCACCCAGATGGATGAGCTCGGCTTTGCGCCGGATCTTCGCGTCCGTTCGCTTTCCGAACTGGCCGGGATCATCTTGAGGGATGACCCAGGGATCATCTCGAGGGATGACCTAGGGATCGCCGCCCGCCAATAAAACTGGACTGAGCTGACTGGAATGAGCCTGGAATCCGTTCGCGCCTTCTTCGCCGAGAAAGCCCCCGACATATCCGTCATCGAATCTCCGATCAGCTCGGCCACGGTGCCGCTGGCCGCCGAGGCCTATGGCGTCGAGCCCGGGATGATCGCCAAGACGTTGTCTCTGCGCGTCGGCGAGCGCGTGATCCTGATCGTCGCGGCCGGCACCTCGCGCATGGACAACAAGAAGGTGAAGGCGCAATTCGGCGGCAAGCCGAAGATGCTGGGCCTGGAAGAGGTCGCCGAGATCACCGGGCACGAGGTCGGCGGTGTCTGCCCGTTCGGGCTGAAATCGCCGCTGCCGATCTACTGCGATGTGTCGCTGAAGGCATTCGACATCGTGGTTCCCGCCGCGGGCTCGACCCACAGCGCCGTGCGCATTGCGCCCGACCGGATGGCCGAACTCGTCGGCGCCGAATGGGTCGACGTCTGCGAGATCAGACCCTAGCCCACACTAATCATCGTCATCGTAAGGCCGCGGCTGGGCCGCGGGAGGCGGCGGCACGTAGCGCGGTGACGGCGCGGCGCGATTGCGCTGAACTTGCTGCTGCGGCGGCATCTGGTTGTTGGACTCGAACACCGCGCGGCAGCCGCTCGAGAGCTGCGGCGTGTTCTGCTGCAGGCAGGCCGTGATGCGGCTCACATCCGGAATCTGGTCGCTGCACAGACGCCACACGTCCGGTGTGCAGGCCATCTGCTGCTCCATGGTTCCGCGATATTCTTCCGCGAAGGCCGCGCTCTGCGCAACGATACCGCCGATCGCGAGCGCGACACCCAGCGCAATCCGCTCTGTTCGCATGTCCTGGTCCTTCTCGTCGATACCAATCGATTTTCACCAATCAATGAGGCGAGAGCCGGTTCAGGACCTACAACAAAATGTGAAATAAGGCTGGAACCTACTCGACCTTGCCGATCTTCCTCACAGCCGCAATTAACCGCGCGCTGTCGGCGGCGATGAACCTGGAGAAAGCCGGCGCATCCTGATAGGCGACGAGACTGCCGGAGGTGTCAAAGGCCTTGAGCACATCGGGGCTCGTCATCACCTGCGCCATCGCCTCGCGCAGCCGGGTCGCGACCGGCGCCGGCAGCGGACTCTGCGCGAACAAGCCGGCCCAGATGTACATCTCGACATCCTTGTAGCCGAGTTCCTGGAACGTCGGCACATCGGGGAAGCTCGCGATGCGCTGCGCGCCGCAATTGCCCAGCACGCGCAGCTTGCCATCGTCGACCTGCGGC includes:
- a CDS encoding haloacid dehalogenase type II: MSIKAVVFDAYGTLYDIQSVAEITEDAFPGYGEIITQVWRIKQLEYTWLRSLMRRYQDFAAVTRDSLAYTLRLLGLAYDPVTFERAIEKYLHLDLYPDAASALTALKPRKLAILSNGSPDMLNTLVRNSGLDRLLDATISVDAKKIFKPSPQAYELIGEVLGTKPDEVLFVSSNPWDVAGAKSFGLNVAWIERVTPEAMALACVENELVAPLTMFRAIRTQMDELGFAPDLRVRSLSELAGIILRDDPGIISRDDLGIAARQ
- a CDS encoding YbaK/EbsC family protein; the protein is MSLESVRAFFAEKAPDISVIESPISSATVPLAAEAYGVEPGMIAKTLSLRVGERVILIVAAGTSRMDNKKVKAQFGGKPKMLGLEEVAEITGHEVGGVCPFGLKSPLPIYCDVSLKAFDIVVPAAGSTHSAVRIAPDRMAELVGAEWVDVCEIRP